The Littorina saxatilis isolate snail1 linkage group LG15, US_GU_Lsax_2.0, whole genome shotgun sequence genome contains a region encoding:
- the LOC138949021 gene encoding apoptosis-stimulating of p53 protein 2-like encodes MRSILSARDRDREKVGVKGTLHTLKSVRKGKSERQRRREERVGRQRPTPGSVPDAMSQSATPHDGSHPDDNYPPPSPHAHPDENYPPPSPHAHPDPHSHHPLTATTTTTTPTPTPSPPPPPASAATTTNSAATTSLPASSSSSTTSSSSSASSTQLAAQHQQILREAVSNGDSSGLRRLLEAREGKINLNVLDTEGQSVLHESCQRGDLDLVKLLVRFGADVRLANRDGWSAVHIAAFGGHTDILLYLMKASTLSCGRS; translated from the coding sequence ATGAGGAGCATCCTGTCAGCGCGTGACAGGGACAGGGAGAAGGTGGGGGTGAAAGGGACCCTCCATACTCTCAAGAGTGTCCGTAAAGGAaaaagcgagagacagagacggagggAGGAGCGGGTGGGGAGGCAGAGACCCACCCCAGGGAGTGTACCCGATGCCATGAGCCAGTCTGCCACCCCGCACGACGGCTCGCACCCCGATGACAActacccacccccctccccacatgCCCACCCCGATGAAAACTACCCTCCACCCTCTCCACATGCCCATCCCGACCCCCATTCCCACCACCCCCTCACAGCGactacaacgacgacgacaccgACACCCACCccgtcaccaccaccaccaccagcgtCAGCCGCAACAACCACTAACAGCGCCGCCACAACATCTCTACCAGCCTCTTCATCTTCCTCCACcacttcttcctcctcctctgccTCCTCAACCCAGCTGGCTGCCCAGCACCAACAGATCCTCCGGGAGGCTGTTTCCAATGGGGACTCTTCGGGGCTGCGGAGGCTGCTGGAGGCCCGTGAGGGGAAGATCAACCTCAACGTCCTCGACACGGAGGGGCAGTCCGTTCTCCACGAGAGCTGCCAGAGGGGTGACCTTGACCTGGTCAAGCTGCTGGTGCGGTTCGGTGCGGACGTGCGGCTGGCCAACCGCGACGGGTGGAGTGCGGTGCACATTGCGGCCTTTGGTGGACACACGGACATCCTGCTCTACCTCATGAAGGCCTCCACTCTGTCCTGCGGCAGGTCCTAG